From Sporosarcina sp. Marseille-Q4943, the proteins below share one genomic window:
- a CDS encoding YolD-like family protein produces MKVSGDIKDRGRIKWTAMMLPEHLAELRDWHAKDELDPKPEVDEDDMQLLQEELEIAFMKRTDAVITTWRAGKKETYIGKIVQLDPAQQSISVEGPFGKRNIMVGEIFKVRSM; encoded by the coding sequence ATGAAGGTGAGTGGAGATATAAAGGACCGTGGCCGAATCAAATGGACAGCAATGATGCTGCCGGAACACTTGGCCGAACTAAGGGATTGGCATGCGAAGGATGAACTTGATCCTAAACCGGAAGTGGATGAGGACGATATGCAGTTGCTGCAGGAGGAATTGGAAATCGCATTCATGAAACGAACTGACGCAGTCATCACGACTTGGCGTGCTGGCAAAAAAGAAACATATATAGGAAAGATCGTGCAACTGGATCCAGCGCAGCAAAGCATATCAGTAGAGGGACCGTTCGGTAAGAGGAATATCATGGTTGGCGAAATTTTTAAAGTACGGAGCATGTAA
- a CDS encoding ParM/StbA family protein gives MGVLNLGIDAGNYRAKVAGPYGVDSYRTAICDWFERNIEEDFGEDDMEFAYNGRKGFAGTLASYEDQFGGGAMYGDSKAHDDTLIRTLLAAYRYTKKYCPDRGRFNLVVGQPIVSHKPKEKQKIIDLLQGSHFITINREDFHFYFDQVSVAAEGSGAFWASPKRGQIRIIDIGSGTVNMATLNHAKHINNASATFNYGVETAGGKENIDNIARAVIRSATQLKWRQSDTVFVCGGVASDILPLLAEHFTNIQPIIPQLNSYSGTQIHLPTFANAVGFYELARLTYG, from the coding sequence GTGGGTGTTTTGAACTTAGGAATCGATGCGGGTAACTATCGGGCAAAGGTGGCTGGACCGTATGGAGTGGACAGTTACCGAACTGCAATCTGCGATTGGTTCGAGCGGAACATTGAAGAGGATTTCGGCGAAGATGACATGGAGTTTGCCTACAATGGGCGGAAAGGTTTCGCAGGTACGCTAGCATCCTATGAGGATCAATTTGGCGGTGGAGCAATGTACGGCGATAGTAAGGCGCATGATGACACGCTAATTCGGACCCTGCTGGCCGCATATCGTTACACGAAGAAGTATTGCCCTGATCGGGGCAGGTTTAATTTGGTCGTAGGTCAGCCAATTGTTTCCCATAAGCCGAAAGAAAAACAGAAAATCATTGACTTATTGCAAGGAAGTCATTTCATAACCATCAATCGTGAGGACTTCCATTTCTACTTCGATCAAGTATCCGTAGCAGCTGAGGGGAGCGGGGCTTTCTGGGCTTCTCCGAAGAGGGGGCAAATCAGGATCATTGATATCGGAAGCGGCACGGTCAATATGGCGACATTAAATCATGCCAAGCACATCAATAACGCTTCAGCTACATTTAATTACGGCGTGGAGACTGCGGGCGGCAAGGAAAACATCGACAACATCGCTAGAGCCGTGATCCGTTCAGCTACACAGTTGAAATGGCGGCAGTCAGATACAGTCTTTGTCTGTGGAGGCGTCGCAAGCGATATTCTACCATTGCTTGCGGAACACTTCACGAATATCCAGCCGATCATTCCACAGTTGAATTCCTACAGCGGCACACAAATTCATCTTCCGACTTTTGCGAATGCGGTGGGTTTCTATGAGTTGGCAAGGCTGACATATGGATGA
- a CDS encoding helix-turn-helix domain-containing protein: MIMMQGVGEKLKKLRKGNGYTLKELAEKINYDWSNLSKIERGKYGITPRLLKEILDVYGVEPNDFLGDVLKASDSDKSRYEKRIIIDGVETTEKEVADAIRMIRYFRTKN, encoded by the coding sequence ATGATTATGATGCAGGGCGTTGGAGAAAAATTAAAGAAACTCAGAAAGGGAAATGGCTATACTTTAAAAGAACTTGCCGAAAAAATCAATTACGATTGGAGCAACTTATCCAAAATCGAACGTGGTAAGTACGGAATCACCCCTAGGCTACTTAAGGAGATTCTTGACGTTTATGGAGTGGAGCCTAATGACTTTCTCGGCGATGTTCTAAAAGCTTCTGATTCGGACAAGTCGCGATACGAAAAAAGAATCATAATTGACGGCGTGGAAACGACCGAAAAGGAAGTTGCTGATGCAATCCGGATGATCCGTTATTTCCGCACAAAAAATTGA
- a CDS encoding MBL fold metallo-hydrolase, translating to MKDLKLKRLFSVLMAFALIIGFMPTADAAATKELKVHFIDVGQGDAILIQSPVGKTMLVDGGPKSAGKHVVDFLKAKGIKKLDYVVATHPDVDHIGGLIEVLNSFNVTNFIDSGYAHTSQTYYELLTLIDKKNIKFSVAEELDKIPLDPKMVIRVLYADENAKDGNDASVVLKATYNKVSFLLMGDADTAIEDYVRGKYDVSATVLKNGHHGSNTSSSAAFISNVKPDVAILSYGKNNSYGHPNAAVESRLKNVGAKIYKTAVDCDITVTTDGVKHTVSNNCGKTVAKPAPAAKPTPKPVTKPAPATQTNFQNCTELRKVYPKGVGKDHPAYQPKMDRDKDGWACER from the coding sequence ATGAAAGATTTAAAATTGAAGAGGCTTTTTTCAGTATTAATGGCGTTCGCGCTGATCATCGGCTTTATGCCGACAGCAGACGCGGCAGCAACAAAAGAACTGAAAGTACATTTCATTGATGTTGGCCAAGGGGACGCAATCTTAATTCAATCGCCAGTGGGGAAGACTATGTTGGTAGATGGGGGACCGAAATCGGCAGGTAAGCATGTAGTTGATTTCCTTAAAGCAAAAGGCATTAAAAAGTTGGATTATGTTGTAGCTACGCATCCAGATGTCGATCATATCGGCGGGCTGATTGAAGTACTGAATTCGTTTAATGTCACGAATTTCATTGACTCCGGCTATGCTCATACTTCGCAAACGTATTATGAACTACTAACTTTGATTGACAAGAAGAACATCAAATTTAGTGTAGCTGAAGAATTGGATAAGATTCCACTGGATCCTAAAATGGTCATACGTGTACTTTACGCGGATGAAAACGCGAAAGATGGCAACGATGCATCAGTCGTTTTAAAAGCGACTTACAACAAAGTGTCATTCCTGTTGATGGGAGATGCAGACACAGCGATTGAGGACTATGTCCGTGGCAAATACGATGTTTCGGCTACTGTGCTCAAAAACGGACACCACGGATCAAACACGAGCAGTTCAGCTGCATTCATCAGTAATGTGAAACCAGATGTAGCAATCCTATCATATGGTAAGAACAATTCATATGGTCATCCTAACGCGGCAGTTGAATCACGCTTGAAAAATGTAGGCGCTAAAATATACAAAACGGCTGTCGATTGCGATATTACAGTCACGACAGATGGGGTAAAGCATACAGTGTCTAATAATTGCGGCAAGACAGTGGCTAAGCCTGCACCAGCAGCTAAACCAACTCCAAAACCAGTGACCAAACCTGCGCCAGCAACACAAACTAATTTCCAAAATTGTACGGAGTTGCGTAAGGTTTATCCGAAGGGCGTAGGAAAGGATCATCCAGCATATCAACCGAAAATGGATAGAGACAAAGATGGATGGGCGTGTGAACGATGA
- a CDS encoding DUF3006 domain-containing protein, producing MTKYTLDRIDDGFYVFLKRDDESDQLIIPLEEVKVNLNEGDIVEIEKNEAGYQFHVLIEETDDMKEKVSNLLEKLKNKK from the coding sequence ATGACAAAGTATACACTTGATCGGATAGATGACGGTTTTTATGTATTCTTAAAGAGGGATGACGAAAGTGATCAATTGATTATTCCGTTGGAGGAAGTCAAAGTAAATCTTAATGAGGGAGATATAGTTGAGATCGAAAAGAATGAAGCTGGGTATCAATTCCATGTCTTAATAGAAGAAACTGATGACATGAAAGAAAAAGTAAGTAACCTTTTGGAGAAGCTGAAGAACAAGAAATGA
- a CDS encoding BrxA/BrxB family bacilliredoxin, whose protein sequence is MNAYDEYMKGIVKPMREELVQSGFTELTTAEEVEGTMTSLEGTALIVINSVCGCAAGLARPAVREALLATESKPDHLFTVFAGQDKEATEMMRSYFPEVPPSSPSIAVWKDGKLAYFIPREQIENFEMEQIKDHLTGVLEQVCGK, encoded by the coding sequence ATGAATGCGTACGATGAGTATATGAAAGGTATCGTGAAACCAATGCGGGAAGAGCTCGTTCAATCGGGCTTCACGGAGTTAACGACTGCAGAAGAGGTCGAAGGGACAATGACCTCTCTAGAAGGAACTGCTCTGATCGTCATCAATTCGGTATGTGGCTGTGCGGCTGGACTTGCACGTCCAGCTGTCAGGGAGGCGTTGCTAGCAACTGAGTCAAAACCGGATCATTTATTCACTGTGTTTGCAGGACAAGATAAAGAAGCGACTGAAATGATGAGAAGCTATTTTCCTGAAGTCCCTCCAAGTTCTCCTTCAATCGCCGTATGGAAAGACGGGAAGCTCGCCTATTTCATTCCAAGGGAGCAAATCGAGAACTTTGAGATGGAACAGATCAAAGATCATTTGACTGGCGTTTTAGAACAAGTTTGTGGCAAATAA
- a CDS encoding class I SAM-dependent methyltransferase: MANNTIITTAGRPDPITYELATIASRELAFPVVERKKRSVLRMQRDYEADILVAGKERYELFRRGMEQPLFFHPNSAAFRLKRILKGEKDPLIEASSLTEGDTFLDCTLGLASDSIIASFIIGSKGKCVGLEADPTVAFLTKSGLLKFPTSMEALAASMKRIEVIQSEAVEFLANEPDRSWDVVYIDPMFHAPIEESSNFKPLRQAGVHTSLSARWMEEAFRVCTRRVVVKDRFDSKVFDQFSLQRKIRPNTKFHFGFLSK; encoded by the coding sequence GTGGCAAATAATACGATCATCACAACGGCTGGCAGACCAGATCCGATCACCTATGAATTGGCTACAATCGCTAGCAGGGAGCTCGCATTTCCAGTAGTGGAAAGGAAAAAGCGGTCCGTTCTGCGTATGCAACGTGATTACGAAGCGGATATCCTTGTAGCTGGTAAAGAGCGTTATGAACTTTTCCGCAGAGGGATGGAGCAACCATTATTCTTCCATCCGAATTCAGCAGCTTTCCGTTTGAAGCGCATTTTGAAAGGTGAAAAGGATCCGCTGATTGAGGCGAGTTCTTTAACGGAAGGAGACACGTTCCTAGATTGTACACTCGGTCTTGCTTCAGATAGCATTATTGCTTCCTTTATAATAGGAAGCAAAGGAAAGTGCGTAGGTCTGGAAGCGGACCCTACTGTAGCATTCTTAACCAAATCAGGCCTTCTGAAATTTCCGACCTCAATGGAAGCATTGGCGGCATCCATGAAGCGCATTGAAGTCATTCAATCCGAAGCAGTCGAGTTTCTGGCAAATGAGCCAGATCGCTCTTGGGACGTTGTTTACATCGACCCAATGTTTCATGCGCCGATTGAAGAATCATCGAACTTCAAACCACTTCGCCAAGCGGGCGTACATACATCCTTATCAGCGAGATGGATGGAGGAGGCATTCCGGGTATGCACCCGTCGAGTAGTAGTGAAAGATCGGTTTGATTCGAAAGTCTTCGATCAATTTTCATTGCAACGCAAAATCAGACCGAACACCAAGTTCCATTTCGGTTTCTTGTCAAAATGA
- a CDS encoding YpjP family protein has product MKKHLQNFIIALVAVLTLGVISPSHEIWTNLQPKDDTRETDLPTTSKHDLQFGLEDSIFERESFEQPLSIEEALFQPAKELAYMKFGSKIGPVIQNEFDDVILPKMEEVIRNTVASAGGLENKAFSITEYPSGDYAERMFHVTDIDDAKDLIRFHVRTEKRPLDGYFYNFHYHTVEDSFTVHHSLGDIYWSKNTPPKWLS; this is encoded by the coding sequence ATGAAAAAACATTTGCAGAACTTTATTATTGCACTCGTAGCAGTCCTTACTCTTGGTGTCATTTCGCCGAGCCATGAAATTTGGACAAATCTGCAGCCTAAAGACGACACGAGGGAAACAGACCTTCCAACAACATCAAAACATGATTTACAGTTTGGGTTAGAGGATTCCATTTTTGAACGTGAATCATTCGAACAACCCTTATCGATTGAAGAAGCGCTTTTTCAGCCCGCTAAGGAACTGGCATACATGAAATTTGGTTCAAAAATCGGACCGGTCATTCAAAATGAATTTGACGATGTCATTTTACCGAAAATGGAAGAAGTTATACGCAATACTGTTGCATCTGCAGGAGGACTTGAAAATAAGGCCTTTTCAATTACTGAATACCCTTCGGGTGACTACGCCGAAAGGATGTTTCACGTAACCGATATTGACGATGCTAAAGACTTGATCCGCTTTCATGTACGGACAGAGAAAAGGCCACTGGACGGTTATTTCTATAACTTCCATTACCATACTGTAGAAGACAGTTTCACTGTACATCATTCCCTAGGGGATATCTATTGGTCTAAGAACACGCCGCCAAAATGGTTGTCTTAA
- a CDS encoding sulfonate ABC transporter substrate-binding protein, which translates to MAEMLRGCVPLLIVRRFKHKLALLGSLLLVMGLVLSACGTTEDPKPKTTADQKIRIGYQKNGPLFILKNLGTLEKRLEPLGYKVEWHEFQAGPALLEALHAGSVDFGRTGNSPPVFAQASGSSLQYIAVAFSKFEGSGILVKDDSPIQELEDLKGKTIGFAKGSSSHYLLVKALEKASLKYEDITPAFLSPGDARVAFEQGDIDAWVVWDPYTADTEVTTGARLLVNGEGLTTDRDFFLSSSDFAAEHSDILKEVIEEIQNSSNWANENPEELTKMLADILGIDEASMKLAVDRRVHGVEKEISEEIISEQQSIADTFYDLGIIPTKINVKERVFSFEKDGGK; encoded by the coding sequence ATGGCTGAAATGTTGAGGGGATGTGTACCACTGTTGATAGTAAGGAGATTCAAACATAAGTTAGCATTATTGGGTAGCCTGCTTTTAGTTATGGGATTGGTCTTGAGTGCTTGTGGCACCACTGAAGATCCAAAACCAAAAACCACTGCAGACCAAAAAATCAGGATTGGTTATCAGAAAAATGGTCCTTTATTCATCTTGAAGAACTTAGGAACGTTAGAGAAACGGTTGGAACCGCTCGGATATAAAGTTGAGTGGCATGAATTTCAAGCTGGTCCAGCTCTTCTTGAAGCTTTACATGCGGGGAGTGTCGATTTCGGAAGAACGGGTAATTCTCCTCCGGTCTTTGCGCAGGCCTCGGGTTCTTCACTTCAATATATAGCTGTAGCATTCTCGAAGTTCGAAGGTTCAGGAATTTTGGTAAAGGATGACTCACCTATCCAGGAACTTGAAGATTTGAAAGGAAAAACAATCGGTTTTGCTAAGGGCTCAAGCTCTCACTATTTACTTGTGAAAGCTTTGGAGAAAGCAAGCCTGAAGTATGAGGATATTACACCGGCATTTCTATCGCCTGGAGATGCTCGCGTTGCGTTCGAACAAGGGGACATCGATGCTTGGGTGGTTTGGGATCCATATACGGCCGATACAGAAGTAACAACAGGAGCGCGACTTTTAGTAAATGGTGAAGGGTTAACTACAGACCGTGATTTCTTTCTCTCATCGTCAGACTTTGCCGCTGAACATAGCGACATCTTGAAGGAAGTTATTGAAGAAATCCAGAACTCCAGTAACTGGGCCAATGAAAATCCTGAAGAACTTACGAAGATGCTCGCAGATATTTTAGGGATCGATGAAGCTTCCATGAAGTTAGCAGTAGATAGACGGGTACATGGAGTAGAGAAAGAGATTTCCGAAGAAATAATATCTGAACAGCAGTCCATTGCAGACACTTTCTATGATTTAGGAATAATCCCGACAAAAATTAACGTAAAGGAACGGGTATTTTCATTTGAAAAGGATGGAGGGAAATGA
- the ssuC gene encoding aliphatic sulfonate ABC transporter permease SsuC gives MRPTVTKTLYKTLPWVVPFLILIIWQLTSMTGILSAKTLSAPSDVLMAAVELTQSGELFHHVWVSLGRALIGFLIGGSIGFILGLVNGLFRTSELLIDTSVQMLRNIPHLALIPLVILWFGIGEEAKIFLVASGVLFPIYINTYHGIKSVDLGLIEMGKIYGLTKVSLFFNVIFPGALSSILVGIRFSLGIMWITLIVAETISSTSGIGYMAMNAREFMQMDVIILSILLYAFLGKLSDMIARFLEQRWLKWHPGYAKQL, from the coding sequence ATGAGACCCACAGTTACAAAGACCCTTTACAAAACGCTCCCTTGGGTCGTACCTTTTCTGATTCTGATCATTTGGCAACTAACAAGTATGACAGGAATCCTGTCAGCTAAAACCCTGTCTGCGCCATCGGACGTACTCATGGCGGCAGTTGAGCTAACTCAATCAGGTGAGCTGTTCCATCACGTTTGGGTGAGCCTCGGGAGAGCTTTAATCGGTTTCTTGATTGGAGGAAGTATCGGGTTCATTTTAGGACTCGTAAACGGATTATTCCGTACATCTGAACTGTTAATTGATACATCCGTACAGATGCTACGGAATATTCCACATCTGGCGCTAATTCCACTCGTCATTCTATGGTTCGGAATCGGGGAAGAAGCGAAAATCTTCCTTGTTGCATCAGGGGTACTCTTCCCAATCTACATTAATACGTACCACGGTATTAAATCTGTCGACTTGGGGCTAATCGAGATGGGAAAGATTTATGGTCTGACTAAAGTCTCCCTATTTTTCAATGTGATCTTCCCAGGAGCACTCTCTTCCATCTTAGTCGGAATCCGCTTTTCTCTCGGAATAATGTGGATTACCCTCATTGTTGCTGAAACCATCTCCTCCACATCCGGAATTGGCTATATGGCGATGAATGCCCGGGAATTCATGCAAATGGATGTCATTATTCTGAGTATCTTACTGTATGCCTTCCTCGGAAAACTATCTGATATGATTGCACGCTTCCTTGAGCAGCGATGGCTAAAATGGCATCCAGGATATGCGAAACAACTTTAG
- a CDS encoding ATP-binding cassette domain-containing protein, with the protein MKKEEQFHIQLRDLKKSYNGTKVLDQLSLNIRKGEFVAIVGKSGCGKSTLLRLLSGLEKPSDGQILIEHEQLLTINRQSCMMFQDGRLLPWKRVLENVALGLKGSHREEAMTVLKNVGLEHRVHEWPAKLSGGQKQRVALARALIHKPSLLLLDEPLGALDAFTRLEMQSLIENIWQKHGFTALLVTHDVEEAVSLADRVILLQDGMIAQDVAIPLPRPRQRDHATFTSTVNQILKRILDEPNHSKPDRLKENSYQLKPVPKAVL; encoded by the coding sequence ATGAAAAAAGAAGAACAATTCCACATACAACTTAGGGATTTGAAGAAATCATACAACGGCACAAAAGTACTTGATCAATTATCCCTGAACATACGTAAAGGGGAATTTGTTGCGATTGTCGGAAAGAGCGGCTGTGGGAAAAGCACGTTGCTTCGGTTGCTTTCCGGTTTGGAGAAACCCTCGGACGGACAGATCCTGATTGAGCATGAACAATTACTAACAATCAATCGACAATCGTGCATGATGTTCCAAGATGGACGCCTACTGCCATGGAAGAGGGTTTTGGAGAATGTTGCGTTAGGATTGAAAGGATCTCACCGGGAAGAGGCTATGACTGTATTGAAAAATGTTGGTCTCGAACATCGAGTCCATGAATGGCCTGCCAAACTATCTGGAGGTCAGAAACAACGGGTTGCATTAGCGAGGGCCCTCATCCATAAGCCGAGTCTGTTGCTGCTCGATGAACCGCTCGGAGCACTCGATGCGTTCACCCGTCTCGAGATGCAGAGCTTAATCGAAAACATATGGCAGAAACACGGGTTTACGGCGTTACTTGTTACACATGATGTGGAAGAAGCAGTATCTTTGGCAGATCGAGTCATCCTGCTCCAAGACGGAATGATTGCCCAGGATGTAGCGATTCCACTTCCGAGGCCAAGACAACGAGATCACGCCACCTTCACTTCTACAGTGAACCAAATCTTGAAGCGGATCCTTGATGAGCCGAATCATAGCAAACCAGACAGGTTGAAAGAGAATAGTTATCAGCTCAAACCAGTACCGAAAGCGGTCCTATAA
- a CDS encoding YitT family protein, whose protein sequence is MKRRNRRQPAKNSSNFLRKYILVTIGAVIQGFAMGVFLFPNYIPSGGAGGLTVLLNYWFGIPLSLALWIMNASMLLFALHYLGGKSTIGTLFGITVTSISVNLFEVSLDSPFSTVSLDILFGSVFLGTGIAIHLRQGVSNGGVGVIALIIAKYKKINPGKSLFWINGIIFVITGYVIVWEIIIQALICQWVSTTIVKWLYNVRVPRKRVIIDLIWGRD, encoded by the coding sequence GTGAAAAGAAGAAATCGTAGACAACCCGCAAAAAATAGTAGCAACTTCTTACGAAAATATATTCTTGTGACTATAGGGGCCGTTATCCAAGGCTTTGCCATGGGCGTGTTTTTATTTCCAAACTATATCCCATCAGGTGGAGCAGGCGGCTTAACAGTATTGCTGAACTATTGGTTTGGAATTCCGTTAAGTCTGGCTCTTTGGATCATGAATGCTTCGATGTTATTGTTTGCTTTGCATTATCTCGGCGGCAAAAGTACAATTGGCACCCTCTTTGGTATTACCGTCACCTCAATCTCCGTTAATCTATTTGAAGTGTCTTTGGATTCCCCATTCTCAACTGTTTCACTCGACATATTATTCGGATCTGTTTTTTTGGGCACTGGAATTGCTATTCATCTTAGACAGGGCGTATCAAACGGTGGTGTAGGAGTCATCGCATTGATCATTGCCAAGTATAAGAAAATCAATCCAGGAAAGTCCCTATTTTGGATCAATGGCATCATCTTTGTAATAACTGGTTACGTCATTGTATGGGAAATCATTATTCAAGCATTGATTTGCCAATGGGTGTCTACGACAATTGTTAAATGGTTATATAATGTACGTGTGCCAAGAAAAAGAGTGATTATTGATTTGATTTGGGGAAGAGATTAG
- a CDS encoding MFS transporter codes for MEKSVEKVSVWCIVSLASVPLIMTLGNSMLIPVLPILEDKVGITSFQSSMIITSYSVAAIFLIPVAGYLSDRFGRKMVILPSLVLALIGGLVAGFASWKMEDPYSVIIIGRVLQGIGVAGAMPIVMPLVGDLYKDDSEKMSSSLGIIETSNAFGKVLAPILGSIFAAILWFLPFFSISALSLISIVLIFFFVKVPKEKDEPVKFKKFLGDTKKIFKTEGKWLYTVFLNGVLVMLILFSMLFFLSENLETVHDIKGIKKGFVLAIPLLFFCIASFVSGRKIKGNLPTIKKVMIACLIAMSASVIFVGFTSKKLILLLVVTSAVGIAIGALLPALDAIITENIKKEFRGTVTSFYSSARFIGVAAGPPIMSLAMKDFLKGSYIIAGVLGAILTFIVFKFIKVDEIGESNEVT; via the coding sequence TTGGAAAAAAGTGTTGAAAAAGTGAGTGTGTGGTGTATTGTAAGTTTGGCTTCAGTTCCTCTCATCATGACGCTAGGAAATTCCATGCTTATTCCCGTGCTTCCTATACTGGAAGACAAGGTTGGAATTACATCATTTCAATCGAGTATGATCATTACGAGCTATTCAGTTGCAGCTATTTTCCTTATACCGGTAGCGGGTTATTTATCAGACCGCTTTGGACGGAAAATGGTGATATTACCTAGTTTAGTCCTTGCTTTAATCGGAGGTCTGGTAGCTGGGTTTGCTTCATGGAAGATGGAAGACCCTTACTCGGTTATTATTATTGGCCGGGTTTTACAGGGTATAGGGGTGGCTGGAGCCATGCCAATTGTAATGCCGCTCGTAGGAGACCTCTATAAAGATGACAGCGAAAAAATGAGTTCTAGTTTAGGTATTATCGAAACGTCGAACGCGTTCGGAAAAGTGTTAGCCCCCATCTTAGGTTCAATATTTGCCGCAATATTATGGTTCCTGCCGTTTTTCTCCATTTCAGCGCTTAGTTTAATATCAATTGTACTCATCTTTTTCTTTGTTAAAGTCCCAAAAGAAAAAGATGAGCCGGTAAAGTTTAAAAAGTTTTTAGGTGATACAAAAAAGATATTTAAAACAGAAGGTAAATGGTTGTATACCGTATTTCTTAATGGAGTTCTTGTTATGCTGATTTTATTCAGTATGTTATTTTTCTTATCGGAAAACCTTGAAACTGTCCATGATATAAAGGGCATTAAGAAAGGTTTCGTCCTGGCAATTCCGCTTTTGTTTTTTTGTATTGCTTCTTTTGTTTCCGGGCGAAAAATCAAAGGGAATCTACCGACCATTAAAAAAGTAATGATTGCTTGCTTAATCGCAATGTCCGCTAGCGTCATTTTCGTTGGGTTTACAAGCAAAAAACTGATCCTTCTGTTAGTCGTAACAAGTGCAGTGGGCATCGCAATTGGAGCTTTATTGCCTGCACTTGACGCAATTATTACAGAAAATATTAAAAAGGAGTTTAGAGGCACCGTTACATCTTTTTATAGTTCAGCAAGATTTATCGGTGTTGCAGCAGGTCCCCCTATTATGTCACTAGCCATGAAAGATTTTCTCAAAGGCAGTTATATTATCGCAGGTGTACTAGGAGCTATCCTAACGTTCATCGTTTTTAAGTTCATTAAAGTCGATGAAATTGGAGAATCGAATGAAGTAACATAA
- a CDS encoding YqhV family protein, which translates to MITFIERALLFIIMLRVISGSIEITAAALMFKFNDLEKAFYINSLLALVGPFILIVTTGIALHGLTDKISLTRIICLFAGICLIFYSLKSN; encoded by the coding sequence GTGATTACCTTTATAGAAAGGGCACTGCTTTTTATAATTATGTTAAGAGTAATTTCAGGAAGTATAGAAATAACAGCTGCCGCATTGATGTTTAAGTTCAACGATTTAGAAAAAGCCTTTTATATTAATTCGCTGCTTGCATTAGTAGGTCCCTTTATTTTAATTGTTACGACTGGAATAGCCTTACATGGTCTGACTGATAAAATCTCTTTAACAAGGATAATTTGTCTTTTTGCCGGAATTTGTCTCATTTTTTATAGTTTGAAATCAAATTAA
- a CDS encoding thymidylate synthase translates to MKQYLELCSHILENGTVKEDRTGTGTISVFGYQMRYDLQEGFPLMTTKKTAFRLIASELVWFLKGDTTLRTLINDRNPIWDEWGFERWVNSKEYEGPDMSDFGRRSLQDEEFARTYEAEMTAYKKRILEDDEFAAKYGDLGPVYGKQWRSWGVGEGVIDQIEQLIKGIKRNPDSRRHLVTAWNPSEVNDMALPPCHALFQFYVADGKLSCQLYQRSADVFLGVPFNIASYALLVHLIAHECNLEVGEFIHTLGDAHIYLNHMEQVKEQLSRTPKKLPTLKLNIGEKSIFELTYEDITVEGYDPHPKIKAPIAV, encoded by the coding sequence ATGAAACAATACTTAGAGTTATGCTCACATATTCTTGAAAATGGAACAGTGAAAGAAGATAGAACGGGCACGGGAACGATCAGTGTTTTCGGCTATCAGATGAGATACGATTTACAAGAAGGTTTTCCGTTAATGACAACGAAAAAAACGGCATTCCGTTTGATTGCCTCTGAGTTAGTATGGTTCTTAAAAGGCGACACGACTCTTCGGACGTTGATAAATGATCGAAATCCAATTTGGGATGAGTGGGGCTTCGAACGATGGGTTAATAGCAAGGAGTATGAGGGGCCGGATATGTCGGATTTCGGCAGGCGTAGTCTTCAAGATGAAGAATTTGCACGTACATACGAGGCTGAAATGACAGCTTATAAGAAACGCATTCTCGAAGATGACGAGTTCGCAGCTAAATATGGTGATTTGGGACCGGTTTATGGAAAGCAATGGAGATCTTGGGGTGTTGGGGAAGGCGTCATCGATCAGATAGAACAATTGATTAAGGGGATTAAGCGAAATCCAGACTCGCGCAGACACCTTGTCACTGCTTGGAATCCATCAGAAGTGAACGATATGGCTCTACCGCCTTGCCATGCCTTATTCCAATTTTACGTTGCGGATGGTAAGCTATCATGCCAGCTCTATCAAAGGAGTGCTGATGTATTCCTCGGAGTGCCGTTCAACATTGCTTCGTACGCATTGCTCGTCCATTTAATAGCGCATGAATGCAATCTGGAAGTCGGTGAATTCATTCACACGTTAGGGGATGCACATATTTATTTGAATCATATGGAGCAAGTGAAGGAGCAATTGTCGAGAACTCCGAAAAAACTTCCTACACTGAAACTGAATATCGGAGAAAAATCCATTTTTGAATTGACATATGAAGACATCACTGTTGAGGGATATGACCCTCATCCAAAAATAAAAGCACCAATAGCTGTTTAA